The DNA sequence TGGAGCTCACAAGAGAAGCATATTCATATAGAGAAGACAAATTACCCAAGAAGGATAATTATAAGTTTGATAGTGGATTTGATCCAAGGCCTGGTTTGTGGCCTCCTGCAAATAGAGCAGATAACCCTTCGCTTCGGAATCCGTTGCTTCGACAAGAGAGGATGGGGTGTGGCTGGTTGGGTGTCATATTTGAGTGGGAGGGGGTTCTCATTGAAGACAACCCTGATCTTGAGAAGCAAGCTTGGCTGGTCCTCTCTCAAGAAGAAGGCAAATCCCCGCCTCCTGCATTCATCCTAAAGAGAATTGAAGGCATGAAGAATGAACAGGCGATTTCTGAGGTTCTTTGCTGGTCTAGGGACCCTGCGCAGATGAGAAGAATGGCTAACAGAAAGGAAGAAATCTACCAAGCCTTGCAAGGAGGGATATATAGTCTAATGCCTGAGTCCAAGGAGTTTGTGAGCGTTCTGATGCATCATAAGATACCAATGGCACTGGTTTCAACGCGTCCTAGAAAAACTCTCGAGTCTGCTGTGGGGCAAATTGGTATTGAAGACAATTTCAGTGTGATTGTAGCCTCAGAGGATGTTCACAGGGGAAAGCCTGATCCAGAGATGTTTGTTTACGCAGCGCAGCTCCTAAATTTCATACCTGAGAGGTGCATTGTGTTTGGAAACTCAAATCAAACAGTGGAGGCAGCACATGATGCTCGGATGAAGTGTGTTGCAGTGGCTAGCAAGCATCCTGTCTATGAATTGGGGGCTGCAGACTTGGTTGTCAAGCGCCTAAACGAGCTTTCGATTGTTGATCTGAAGAATCTTGCTGACATTGAATCACCTGAATTCGAACCTGTGATGGAGATGGAGCTGGAAGAAGATTCAGACATATCATCCGTTGATGAAAATTTCTGGTAATTGGTCAATTCTATAAATGTACAGTTGATTGAACTTCATCTATTCTTGATGATATTAGTTAGAGATTAGTTACTTGTGTATATTGGAAAAACAGAATaaatgaaaaactaaaaaaaaaaaatgataggTGGTATGCATTGAACCATCATCATGTTATTACTGCTGTATTTTCTTTACTACATACATGCATGGGAATTTCAGATTTGATTTGGTGGTGTTTCTTCTATAAGGTAAAAGACCAAATTATTAGAAAGGGTAAAATACTGCTGTGTCTGCGTTTGTTATATAAAGGTCTTTTGTGGATGTATTTCCCCACTCTTAATATTTTGTTGCTGAACAATGAAACGGTTATATAAGATGTAATATGTTATATCTAACAGCGAGTATCAGACGACGCCTTGTACAACACCTAGCTAACTGGCCATGTTTGTTTGCCGTGTTAAAAGTTAGTAAAACTCAGAATTTAATGCTGATTACAATGttcataattcaaaattctacTTACAATGGCATATGTTGAAACTTCCACAATGGAAGATTCTTTTGCACGCTAGTTAGGATGTTCTATCATTTCACTTTCACCTGGATGTTTTCAGGTTACCATTGAATAGCTTTATACTGCAAATACTATTAAAATGTTCCGAAGGAGCATGGCTTTCAGGTATCATGTACAGGTGCTATGCTGCATTTAACACAATTTGAGTGGTATTGTAAAATATAAGTTTGTCTCTAGTAATGATTTGTTGATGAACACAAAACTACAATTTATGACCCGATGCCTGATATCTCATGTGCTGTTTGAAGAGGATAATCAAGAAGTGTTCCTGTTGCAGCAGCGGAATTAGCATAACAGA is a window from the Arachis stenosperma cultivar V10309 chromosome 3, arast.V10309.gnm1.PFL2, whole genome shotgun sequence genome containing:
- the LOC130968926 gene encoding 5-amino-6-(5-phospho-D-ribitylamino)uracil phosphatase, chloroplastic yields the protein MVESIATTSLLGHLPVCGGNLIRDVSGKRKSLSTCRFPTTEFLGGRIAVSLPVPKSKGHGFWSSSIRALAVELTREAYSYREDKLPKKDNYKFDSGFDPRPGLWPPANRADNPSLRNPLLRQERMGCGWLGVIFEWEGVLIEDNPDLEKQAWLVLSQEEGKSPPPAFILKRIEGMKNEQAISEVLCWSRDPAQMRRMANRKEEIYQALQGGIYSLMPESKEFVSVLMHHKIPMALVSTRPRKTLESAVGQIGIEDNFSVIVASEDVHRGKPDPEMFVYAAQLLNFIPERCIVFGNSNQTVEAAHDARMKCVAVASKHPVYELGAADLVVKRLNELSIVDLKNLADIESPEFEPVMEMELEEDSDISSVDENFW